A genome region from Clostridia bacterium includes the following:
- a CDS encoding alpha-galactosidase, translated as MTEDLKRKTPIMGWASWNCFRTNISEEKLKAQFDALVSTGLAASGYVYANTDDGFFGGRDADGKLLFHKERFPNGIKVLAEYAHALGLKAGIYSEAGRASCGYYYDNEGKNGADVGLFGHEREDLETFLVDCDFDFLKVDWCGALREGVDEKEEYVKIGKILNEIRGRKGKSVVYNICRKFFPGEWAVEIADSWRTAADIRPDFASILRQIDNIKPLRRFCSPGHVNDLDMMQIGNGLSPAEERTHFAMWCMMSTPLMIGCDLTKIPAETLAVLKNEELIALDQDEACLQAFVVKEIKGESGALLGEVWVKELGKKNSAEKAIAFLNRSDEPLSMSIDPKEAGLLGRLLSVRDLWKKKDLPLGEPLSFFVPPRETVVIRVRSEKAGECADVNESSAYVEPAPFIPISREKARELVENGALLLDARTREEYREGHLKGALCTPFTEIYSHISETVPTKDTVCVVYCSKGLRSAQVKYTMDHMGYTRVYSVGGIECEGEL; from the coding sequence ATGACGGAGGATCTCAAAAGAAAGACCCCGATCATGGGGTGGGCGTCTTGGAACTGCTTCCGGACGAACATATCGGAAGAAAAACTCAAAGCGCAATTCGACGCGCTCGTTTCGACGGGGCTCGCGGCGAGCGGCTACGTTTACGCGAACACGGACGACGGCTTTTTCGGCGGTCGCGATGCGGACGGGAAACTTTTGTTTCATAAAGAGCGTTTTCCGAACGGGATCAAGGTCCTTGCGGAATACGCGCACGCGCTCGGGCTGAAAGCGGGCATTTATTCGGAGGCGGGCAGGGCGTCTTGCGGGTATTATTACGACAACGAGGGGAAAAACGGCGCAGACGTCGGTTTGTTCGGTCACGAAAGAGAGGACCTCGAAACCTTCCTCGTCGATTGTGATTTTGATTTTCTCAAAGTCGATTGGTGCGGCGCGCTTCGCGAAGGCGTGGACGAAAAAGAAGAGTACGTCAAGATCGGAAAGATCCTGAACGAGATCCGCGGACGCAAGGGAAAGAGCGTCGTCTATAATATCTGCCGCAAGTTTTTCCCCGGAGAATGGGCGGTCGAGATCGCGGATTCCTGGCGCACCGCCGCGGATATCCGACCGGATTTCGCCTCGATCCTGCGCCAGATCGACAATATCAAACCGCTTCGGAGATTCTGCTCTCCGGGTCACGTTAACGATCTCGATATGATGCAGATCGGGAACGGGCTTTCGCCCGCGGAAGAAAGAACGCATTTTGCGATGTGGTGTATGATGTCCACGCCGCTGATGATCGGTTGCGACTTGACGAAGATCCCCGCGGAAACGCTTGCCGTTTTGAAAAACGAAGAACTGATCGCGCTCGATCAGGACGAAGCGTGTTTGCAGGCGTTCGTCGTGAAAGAGATCAAGGGCGAAAGCGGAGCCTTACTCGGCGAAGTTTGGGTAAAGGAACTCGGGAAGAAAAACTCCGCGGAAAAGGCGATCGCATTCCTGAACCGAAGCGACGAGCCTCTTTCGATGTCGATCGACCCAAAAGAAGCGGGGCTTCTCGGGCGTCTTCTTTCCGTTCGCGATCTTTGGAAGAAAAAAGATCTGCCGCTCGGCGAGCCGCTGTCGTTTTTCGTTCCGCCGCGCGAAACAGTCGTGATTCGCGTAAGAAGCGAGAAAGCGGGAGAATGCGCGGACGTAAACGAATCTTCCGCCTACGTCGAGCCCGCGCCGTTCATCCCGATCTCTCGGGAAAAGGCGCGCGAACTTGTCGAAAACGGGGCGCTCCTTCTCGACGCGCGAACGAGAGAAGAATATAGGGAAGGGCATTTGAAAGGCGCGCTTTGCACGCCGTTTACCGAGATCTATTCTCACATCTCGGAAACCGTCCCAACCAAAGACACGGTCTGTGTCGTCTATTGCTCGAAAGGGCTTCGAAGCGCGCAGGTCAAGTACACGATGGACCACATGGGCTATACTCGCGTTTATTCGGTCGGCGGCATCGAATGCGAGGGAGAACTCTGA